The following DNA comes from Hahella chejuensis KCTC 2396.
GACGGGGATCGATCCTTTCGAAGGCATCGAAGTGGTGATCGAAGATGACGACGATGATTCTCTGGAAGATCTGTTAAGCCAGACCGAACAACCGCCGGCGGTGCGCCTGGTCAATGCGATCATCATTGAGGCCTTGCGCCTGGGCGCCAGCGATATCCATATCCATCCCCGCACCAATCAGGTCATCGTGCGCTATCGCATTGACGGCGTGCTGGAGGATAAGATCCGCATCCCGCATAGCATGCATATGTCTCTGGTCTCCCGTATCAAGGTCATGTCTGAGCTGGACATCACCGAACGCCGCCGTCCCCAGGACGGGCGCATCACGGTGAAAACGCCGATGCGGGTGGTGGACCTGCGCATTTCCACACTGCCCACATTGAACGGGGAGAAAGTGGTGATGCGGGTGTTGGAGCGTAATTCCTCAGTGAAAAACCTGACTCATTTGGGGCTGTCGGAACTCAACTCCCGACGCATGGAAGCCGCCATCAATAAACCCCAGGGCATGATTCTCGCGACAGGCCCTACCGGCAGCGGCAAAAGCACGTCGCTCTATGCGTTGTTGCAGCATAACGCCACCACGGAGAAGAATTACGTTACCATCGAAGACCCGGTGGAGTTCTATCTGGACATGGCCGGGCAGGTATCCGTACGAGAGAAAATCGGCCTGAGTTTCGCTTCCATTCTGCGCGCCATTTTGCGCCAGGACCCGGATATCATTCTGCTGGGAGAAATTCGCGACTTCGAGACGGCGGAAGTCGCGTTGCATGCGGCGTTGACCGGACACTTGGTATTCTCCACGCTGCACACCAACTCCTCCATCGGCACCATCGCCCGGTTGTTGGATCTGGGCATCAAACCCTTCGTCGCGGCCCAGGCGTTAGAGTGCATCATCGCGCAGCGGCTGGTGCGGCGCATCTGCGATCATTGTCGTGAAGAAGTGACGCCCAACGAGGAGGAAATATACCTGCTGGGCCCTCTGTTCAACGATCCCCACCTGAAAACCTATCACGGCCGCGGCTGCCATAAATGCAACCACGGCTATAAAGGCCGCATCGGCCTGTATGAAGTCCTCACCATCACAGAAGAACTGCGCCACCACATCGCCGGCGGCGCATCCAGTAAAGAACTTCACGAAATCGCCGTCGCCAACGGTCTGGTCACCCTCGTCGCCGACGCCAAAACCCGCGTCCACAACGGACTCACCACCACCTACGAAGTCCTGCGGGTGCTGGGAACGCAGATTGAGGTGTAAAAATTAGAAATTTTAGTGGAGGGTATAAAATAATTACTAGATAAATATCCTGATATGTTCTTATTTTACTTGGCGTTTGCTTTTTTTGTATTTTCAGTGTCGATTTTTGTGTCTTTTTTATCTCTGGATTTTTCTATTTTTTGTACTAGTAATTCATATGTGAATCGATCATTTATATAATATAAATTTATATATTTATAACGAAATGGGTGTTTTATGCATGAGGAAAAATCTTCTGGTGATGATGATAAAAGTTTAGTGCATAGTGATTACCAAATAAGATGGAAGAATTATAGAAGGTTTGAGGATACAGACTGGATTACAATTAAACCTATCACAATTCTTATTGGTGCAAATAATTGTGGTAAGAGCAGTATATTAGCTCCTCTTTTGCTTCTCAACCAAACTATAAAATCTAACGATACTGAAACGCCTTTAGTAACTAGAGGAAGGCTTATTGATGCGGGTAACTATAAGGACTTTATTCATCATCATGAGGAAAATAGAAATTTATTCTTAGGATTAAGATTCCATCTTCATGAAAACAGAAAGGCAAATAAGCCGGTAGGAAGCTATCCCCCTGGAGCTATTGAATTAACCTTTTCCAAAGGTAGAGAAGCTCATCAACTAATTCTCAATAAATACGAGCTTTATGACATATTTAAGAGGAAATATTTGTCTCAATCATTGAATAAAAGTGGAAAATACTCTCTGAGCGGAAATATCTCATATTCTAAAATGAGTGATAGAGAAAAGGCTGCAGTTTTAAAGTCTGAAGTGGTTAACTTTCTATTCTCTCCTACGTCTACATTGTACTCACTGGAATTACCTAGTGATGAGAGTGAGGAGTCTGAGGTTGAAAGATTTTCAGAAGAGTTTTCACATTATTTAAGAGCTATTGGTTACGCCTTCTCTGAAATAAGAAGCTTATTTCAAAATTTGAGTTATGTGGGTCCACTGAGAAAGAAAATAGAAAGATATTACAGAATTGCATCTGAAACACCTCAGACTGTTGGGCCTCAAGGTGAAAATGCACCCAACTTATTCAGGCGTAACTACGAAAATCTCAAGCATGACGTTGATAGATGGGTAAAGCACTTTGAATTTGGTGACTCTCTACATTTTGATGATGTGAATGATGACATTTTTCAGTTATTTCTTGGTTCTGGGGATCAGAGAGTAAATGTTGCTGATGTAGGGTTTGGAGCATCTCAAGTATTGCCTCTAATTATTCAGGCGCTTGCAGCTCCTCCTGATAGCCTAACATTGGCAGAGCAGCCGGAGATTCATTTGAATCCAAGGCTCCAGTGTGCATTAGCCGACTTATTTGTACATATGGCCAATAACGGTCATAGAGTTTTAGTGGAAACTCATAGTGAACACTTAATAATGCGACTCCGAAAGTTTGTCGCAAATGGTGATATAAAAAAGGATGATGTCGCTCTTTATTTTTTAGAGAGAGATGGTGACAGGTCAGTTATTAAACAAGTTAATATAGAAAATAATGGGCATATTAATACGGAATCATGGCCAAAAGGATTTTTTGATGATGCACTTCGCGAAGCTCTAGCACTAGCGAGCGCACAAGCAAAAATTAGGAGTAAATGATGTGCATATTTGATGTAACTATAGACACTAATGTGTTGATGCATGGCAGCAACCCTAATGAAAATCGATTTCATGATACTGTAGAATTTTTGCAACTTCTTTTAGAGTGTGAGACGCATATATGTGTTGATATGGGTTTTAATTTCGAGGAGGGAGTTAATAATAGCATTATTGGGCATGAGTACTTAACGAAACTTGTCCACGGACAGTTTGGTTATGCTGTTATTACTCAAATGGCGCAAACAGGGAGGATTGACATGGTGGAAACTGATATCGGAATGGCTAAGAATCGCTCCCTTATAAATATGATTTCTAATAAGCATGATAGAGTCTTTGTTAGAGTTGCAGCAAACTCTCGGGCGCACGTACTAGTTTCTCACGATCTAAGGGACTTTCCTCCTCACACAAGAAAAGAGCTTAAGAAATTATTTGAGTTATTTGTTTCAGAAGCGTCAGAAGCTAAGAACTTATTGGCAGATGAGTAGTTTGAAAATCCCCTAGATTATTTTCTACCATCTGGGGGATTTTGAATTGCTCAACAAAGATCCGCATCCTCGACTCTGAGAATCGCCAGGCCGGGGCTGCCGGCGGTGCTGGTTCGGCTGAGGATGGCTTCGATGTAGTAAGCGTTTTGTATGAAGTCGAAGCTGGTGGTCCAACAGCCGTCGCTGACGCTGTGGGTCTGGTAGGCCGCGTTGGCGGGACGGGTGTTGCTGTCCAGCGTCAACAGCGTAGTGGTGACGCCGGTGTTGTAGTTGTACTGGCGGAGTGACAGCACGACTCTGGCGTCGCTTCCGTTATCGCGGAAACGGGCGCTGAGGCGTTTGTTGACGCCGCCGTTATCGAGGTCGGCGATGGCGGTGACGTTATACCGTAAAGTAACGCTGCTGGATGCTGGCGCTGCGCCACTGATCTGGGCGACGCCGCTGGAGAAGTTAACCTCCGCCGCATCCGCTTCGTCGACAACGCCGGTGGAGCCTACCGCCGTCCACGGCGAAGCCGCCCAGGCTGCGCCCACAAAACCGGTTGCGAGCGTGAAGGCGCCGGCCTGCAATAAAGTCGTCAGTTTTTGTGAGGGGCGTAGCCACTGACGTGAATGGCTGTGAGTTCCGCTGACTCGTTCCATACTTGCTGTCTCCGTTTCTTATTGGGGCGGCGTGGCCGGCCGCCGAGCGGGCTTCGGCGCATGGCGCCGGAACATAGCAAGCTTAGACTTGGAAAGAGGATCGCGCGTGGGAATATGTCGCAGCGGCTGCGTTAAAAAGTACCACGACAATATTAACGTGGCAATGATATTGGCATGTTAATAATCAGACGCATGGATGCGCCTGCGCGGCGGCTAGCCGCGGGAGACAGAGCCTGACATGTGCAGGCTCTGTCGTTGCAGACAAATAGAAGGAAGCTATTTGTCTGCCTGATTAATAGTGCTGGAAATCATCTCTGTCGGCTCACTGCTGCAAGGCCAGAATCACTCCGCCGCCGACCGCCAGGCTGATTAGCATGCCCAGTGCGGGAGCGTAAAACTGGGGCTTTTTGTAGTGCTTGTAAAGGTTGATAAGAATCAGCGCGACGAAGGCGATCAGGGCCAGTGACAGGGCGGGAATCGCCAGCGGCTTGAACATGACGGAGGCGGTGCCGGCGACCACCAGGCCAACGAGGAACACCAGTCCCATTTTGGCGTCATGAAAAAAGATCTGCATGAACATGAAACTCGCACTGGCGAAAAAGATCACGAACAAGACTGTGAACAGATTGAGGTTGGTTAAAACGACTTCGGACATGTGAGTTCCACGCGCTGGTTGGGCTGAAGGTCTGGTGCGAGCCCGACGATCATAATCCACCCTGACGAAAATGCAATTGCGGGCGGGGCGTATGTTGACGTAGGACCTGTGCGCCAGTTAGTCCAGGGTGCGCCGGTATTGGCGTAACCCAACGGCCATCATCACCGCGGTGAAAGCCAGCAGCGGCCATAAGTGCTCCCAGGCGGTCGTCCATTCGTTGCCTTTCAACAATAATCCACGGATAAAACGCAGGAAATGCGTCAGCGGCAGTGCTTCGCCAATAATCTGAGCCCATTGCGGCATGCCGCGAAAGGGAAACATAAAGCCGGACAGCAGGATGGACGGCATGAAAAAGAAAAACGACATCTGCATGGCCTGGGCCTGATTACGCGCGATGCTGGAGATGGTGATGCCGACGGTGAGGTTGGCGAGGATAAACAACAACACGCCGAGCATCAGCAGCAACGCCGATCCCAGCATCGGCACATGAAACACCCACAGAGCCGCGGCGAGAATAACGAGCACCTGAATGTAGCCGATCAGAATATAGGGCGTGATTTTACCGACCATGACCTCCAGCGGCTGCACCGGCATAGCCAGCAGATTTTCCATGGTGCCGCGTTCGTGCTCACGGGTGATGGCGAGTGAGGTCATCATGATCATCGTCATAGTCAGAATTACCCCCATCAGGCCGGGCACAATGTTGTACTGGGTGATGCCCTCGGGGTTATAGCGACGGTGGATATCAATGGAAAACGGCGCGCCGTTGCTCTGCAAGGAGGCCAGCGGCCCGTTGAGGTCATGAGCCAGCGCGGTGTTGGGGATCTGTTTGATCGCCGCCAGGGCGTTGGAGGTGGCGGCGGGATCGGTGGCGTCCGCTTCCAGCAGCAGGCTTGGCCGTTCTCCACGCAGCAGGCGGCGGGTAAAGTCGGCGGGAATGTTGATGACAAACTGCGCCGCGCCGCGGGCCAGGATCTCATTGGCGGTTTGCTCGGAGTCGGTGATTTCGGTGACATTGAAGTAGCGGGTGTTGACGATCGCCTGGATGATGCTGCGGGTATAGGCGCTGGATTCCGCGCTGCGCACCGCCATGGGCAGCTCTTTGGGGTCCGAATTGATGGCGAAACCGAACAACGCGAGCTGAATCAGGGGAATGCCGATGATCATGGCGAAGGTCAGCCGGTCGCGGCGCAACTGAATGAACTCTTTGGCGACCACCGCCCACAGACGGATGGGAGAAAGGAGCGTCACCATCTTTTTTCCTCCGAGCTGCGCATCAGCTGAATAAACACGTCTTCCAGGCGCGGCTGGGTGCGCTCAGGATTGACGTCTTCCTGCTCCGCGAAGGCGCTCAGATCCTTCTCCAGTTGCTGGGCGTCCGTGCCGGAAACAAACAAACGGGTTCCAAACGGCGCCACCTGCTCCACCGCGTCGATGCGCCTGAGCTTTTCCGCCACCTGATGAATGTCGTCGCTTTCTATGCGCCAGGTGGCCAGCCCGGAGTCGGCGATCAGAGACTGGGGCGACCCTTCCCCCACCAGGTGGCCATAAGCGATATAGGCGAGGCGATTACAACGCTCGGCTTCGTCCATATAGTGCGTGGACACTAGAACGGTGACGCCCTCGTCGGCCAAACGATGGATTTCCTCCCAGAAATCCCGTCGCGCCTCCGGGTCGACTCCAGACGTGGGTTCGTCCAGCAGCAACAGTTTGGGCTTGTGCAGCATACAGGCGGTCAGCGCCAGTCGCTGCTTCCAGCCGCCGGACAGCTCCCCCGCCAGTTGAGTCTGGCGACTTTTCATTCCCTGATTAGCGAGCGCTTCATCCACTGCTTTTCGGCGTTCTTGCAAGTGGTACATGCGGGCGACGAACTCCAGGTTCTCCCGCACGCTAAGGTCTTCATAAAAGCTGAAGCGCTGGGTCATGTAGCCGACCTGGCGTTTGATATGGCGGGCTTCCTTGATAATGTCATGTCCAAGACAGCGACCTTCCCCTTCGTCTGGCGTGAGCAGACCGCACAGCAGACGGATGGTGGTGGTTTTGCCGCTGCCGTTGGGACCCAGAAATCCGAAGATATCGCCCTTGTATACGCTGAGGCTGACCTTATCCACCGCCACTTTATCGCCGAAGGACTTCGACATGTCCTTGACCTTGATGACTTCCTCGCGATTATTCATGCGCTTCGAAACCGGGCGGCGTCACATCCACGGGTTGTCCCGGATGCAATTGCGGCGATTTGTCAGCGTTGGGCCAGGCCTTTACCAGATAGACGAACTTGTCCCGACTCTCCTTGCTGTAGATGTAAGGCGGCGTGAACTCCGCGTTCGGGCTGATATAACGTACGGTGGCCATGAACGGCGCGCCGCAACCGTCGCAGTGAACGCTGACCTGATCCCCGGTTTTAATGGCGTGCAGCGCTGTTTCCGGTACAAAGAAGCGCACATTGATTCGCTCTGGCGGCAGCAGTTCCACCACGGGTTGTCCGGCGGGTACAAATTCACCCGGGCGATATAGCACCTGCCGCACCAGCGCCTGCGTCGGCGCCGCCTGTTGTTTCTGCTGCAGGCTCCAGCGCGCTTCCCGCAAGGCGGCTTGCGCCGCCGCCACCTGCGCTTTGGCTGCTTCGAGCTGATCGGAACGGGCGGCGAGACGGGCGGAACTCATTTGCGCTTCAATTTCCTGGATCTGGCGCAGATTACGTGTGTGAGTCGTCTCCGCTTCGTCCAGGCTGGAACGGCTGGCGAGTTTGTTGGTGTACAGGTCGCGAGTGCGCAACAGCTGTTTGGAAGAGAGTTCGGCGGCGGCCTGGGCTTGTTCGTATTGGGCTTCGATTACCGCCAGTTCCTGCGGTCGTTTGCCCTTTTCCATGTCCGCCAGCTCTGCGCGGGCGCGTAGCAACTGAGCCTCCGCCTGTTGTTCCGCCGCGCGTTGGGGCTCATCGTCAATGCTGAACAGGTGGGCTGCGGCGCTGACTTGATCGCCTTCCTCCACCGCAACCTCAGTGAGCGCGCCGGCGGAGGGCGCTGCGATGAATATCGAGTCGCCTTCAATGTACCCCTGCCAGTACTCACTTGCGGCGGAGTCGCAACCTGCCAGCGCCAGTAGAGCCGCCAGTGCTGCAAAATTTCCGTAATCCATCGTTCTGCTCCTTGAACTGGAATAGGCGCCGTCCTCAGGAAGAACTGCGACGGCGATCGACTGTGATCAGCATCGCTCGTTGTAACTGATTGATCAATACAGACTTTTGACTAACCTGGAAAAATTTGACGTCTATTCGCGCCCGCTGGCCTCGAAGCGTACTCTCCCGGTGCGCAGCTATGGTAACTTAGCGGCTTTGCGCCTTTACCCCACCTTCTTCAAGGAGCGATCTTCCCGTGTACGAAATTCTCGACGCTATCGCCGATAGCTATAACCCTTTGATTGGCCTTGTGACGCTGGCGCTGTTGGCGTACACAACGTGGCGACGTCGCTGGGCGGCGGCAGGTCGATTGGCGCTGACATTGTTTGGCGGACTGGCGGTTGTCTATTCGTTGCAGTGGCTGGATCACTCTTTGGGTATATGGCCCGCGTTGGGCATGGACTACAGCACGCATACCGCGGTAGCCGTCGTCATTACGCTGAGCCTGATCGCCGCTGCGCCGCACCTGCGAATACCCGCTTTAACCGGCCTGCTCGGATATGGCCTGCTAATGCTATACCAGGAGTATCACAGCGTCGCCGATCTTCTCTCCACCGCCCTGGTCATTGCGCCGCTATGGTGGGGGTTGTCGCTGCTGTCTCGAGCCGTCTCCAGGGAAGTCGCGACGCAGTCGGCATAGCGGCGCTCAGCGCTGTGACAAGGCGCCTGCGAAGACCTATCATACGTCCTTCCATCGTCAACGGAGGGGCGTATGCAAGACGCATCGATCAAGCTCACGGAATTCAGTCACGGCGCAGGCTGCGGCTGTAAGATTGCTCCCGCAATTCTCGACCGCATTCTTCTTTCCCACTTGCCGTCCATCAACGATCCCCGACTGCTGGTGGGCAACGCGTCGAAAGACGACGCCGCCGCCTACGATTTGGGCGACGGACGCATTATTCTCAGCACCACAGATTTTTTCATGCCCATCGTCGATGATCCGTTCGACTTTGGCCGCATCGCCGCCGCCAACGCCATCAGCGATATTTACGCCATGGGCGGCGAGCCTTTGATGGCGGTGGCCATACTAGGCTGGCCGGTCAATACCCTGTCAGCGGAAGTTGCTCAGCGGGTAGTGGAAGGCGGTCGTCACGCCTGTCATGAAGCGGGAATCATGCTGGCGGGCGGGCACAGCATCGACGCGCCGGAGCCCATATTCGGGCTGGCGGTGACCGGCTCCACTGCTCATACGCACCTTAAGCGCAACGACACGGCTGTCGACGGCTGTTTGCTATACCTCACCAAGCCCTTGGGCGTCGGCGTGCTGACCACCGCGCAAAAGCAGAAGAAATTACAGCCGGAACACGCCCACTTGGCCTTGGAGCAGATGTGCGCCTTGAACAAGGTCGGCGCCAAGGCGGCGGGTCTGGCGGAGGTCTGCGCGATGACCGATGTGACAGGGTTTGGGCTGATGGGGCATCTGCTGGAGATGTGCGAAGGCGCCGGTTTACAGGCGCAAATACGCTACGAGGCGATTCCGCGCCTGGAGCCGGTGTTGGACTATATCCGACTGGGTTGCGTGCCTGGCGGCGCCCGCCGCAATTTCGACAGCTATGGCGAGCGTCTGGGCGCCATGACTGAAGAACAAAGACTGCTGCTGTGCGATCCGCAGACCAGCGGCGGGCTGCTTATCGCCGTCGCCCCAGAAGGCAGAAACGCGCTGGAGCGCATATTGAAGGACGCCGGCATCGCCCCTGCGCTGATAGGAACCTTGCAGGCCTATCGCGATGGCCCGCGCATCGAGGTGATGTGAATGAAGGCGTTTGGAGACGGACAGGATACTGAAGATTACCTTAATCTGTTTTTATCCGGCGCGCCGTTGCTCGATACCCGCGCTCCGGTGGAGTTCCACAAAGGCGCATTTCCCGGCGCCGTCAATCTGCCGTTGATGACGGACGACGAGCGCGCTCAGGTAGGACGCTGCTACAAACGTCACGGCCAGCAGGCGGCGATAGAGTTGGGACACAGGTTGGCGCATGGCGCGGTGAAAGAGTCGCGGGTGCAGGGCTGGCGTGAGTTCGCGCAGCGCCATCCGCAGGGATATTTGTACTGCTTTCGCGGTGGTCTGCGCTCCAGCATTTGTCAGCAGTGGCTGGCGGAGAGCGGCGTAGCCTATCCCCGTGTTCTCGGCGGTTACAAGGCCATGCGGCGTTTCCTGATCGAGTCTCTGGAAAGCATTTGCCAGGAAGCCCGCTTAGTTCTGCTGGCGGGACATACCGGCGGCGGCAAGACCGACTTGCTGGCGCGTATTCCGGGTGCGGTGGATCTGGAGCGTCTGGCTCATCATCGCGGCAGCGCCTTTGGCCGTCGCGCTGATGGGCAGCCCTCGCAAATCGACTTTGAAAACGCTCTGGCGGTGGCGTTGTTGCGGCAGCGTCATGGGTTCGCAAACGCGCCGCTCCTGCTGGAGGACGAAAGTCATCTGATCGGTCGCTGCGCATTGCCGCAGAGTCTGCGGCGGGCCATGGCGCAAGCGCCGCTGGTGGTGGTTGAGGTCGCGCTGGAACAACGAGTGGAACACAGTTTTCGTAACTATATTCTGCATAAATTAGACGAGTGGCGACGCCGCCAGGGCGAGGATGAAGGCTTTGAGCGCTTCGCCGACGATCTGCGTCAATCGATGTACAACATTCGCACGCGCTTGGGCGGGTTGCGTTATCAACAACTGAGCGAGATGCTGGAGGCGGCGCTGGCGCGGCATCGGCAGGGAGATCCCGCTTATCACCGGGATTGGATCAGATGTTTATTGGAAGACTATTATGATCCTATGTACGCCTACCAATTGCAGAAGCGTGCGGAGCGTATTTGTTTTCGCGGC
Coding sequences within:
- a CDS encoding ATPase, T2SS/T4P/T4SS family, which codes for MSKFASLFVNSSASDQDEDKGKPKVSYSVLLVDDEPAVLSALSRVFRKESYDILTANNAMEALEIINQRRVHLLVSDYMMPGMTGADLLRKVKEQSPDTIRIMLTGQADTTAVMAAINEGAVYRFILKPWNDDDLRVTVALALEQYDLIQKNKELEKTNAKQQKDLQAFSKLAQQNRSQLAIMLHKHNLLNKQQVQEVFKLQQSRKETVIKLLLEKQWIDERKLVQLLKKEMFFEEVSLAEFQIEPVTLSLIPKSLCQKQLIIPLRVSGKRLLLAMADPLNVELIDELGFTTGMQIDPVVATVSAMELKLAELFEEEETSIKELESIVTGIDPFEGIEVVIEDDDDDSLEDLLSQTEQPPAVRLVNAIIIEALRLGASDIHIHPRTNQVIVRYRIDGVLEDKIRIPHSMHMSLVSRIKVMSELDITERRRPQDGRITVKTPMRVVDLRISTLPTLNGEKVVMRVLERNSSVKNLTHLGLSELNSRRMEAAINKPQGMILATGPTGSGKSTSLYALLQHNATTEKNYVTIEDPVEFYLDMAGQVSVREKIGLSFASILRAILRQDPDIILLGEIRDFETAEVALHAALTGHLVFSTLHTNSSIGTIARLLDLGIKPFVAAQALECIIAQRLVRRICDHCREEVTPNEEEIYLLGPLFNDPHLKTYHGRGCHKCNHGYKGRIGLYEVLTITEELRHHIAGGASSKELHEIAVANGLVTLVADAKTRVHNGLTTTYEVLRVLGTQIEV
- a CDS encoding ABC transporter permease, with protein sequence MVTLLSPIRLWAVVAKEFIQLRRDRLTFAMIIGIPLIQLALFGFAINSDPKELPMAVRSAESSAYTRSIIQAIVNTRYFNVTEITDSEQTANEILARGAAQFVINIPADFTRRLLRGERPSLLLEADATDPAATSNALAAIKQIPNTALAHDLNGPLASLQSNGAPFSIDIHRRYNPEGITQYNIVPGLMGVILTMTMIMMTSLAITREHERGTMENLLAMPVQPLEVMVGKITPYILIGYIQVLVILAAALWVFHVPMLGSALLLMLGVLLFILANLTVGITISSIARNQAQAMQMSFFFFMPSILLSGFMFPFRGMPQWAQIIGEALPLTHFLRFIRGLLLKGNEWTTAWEHLWPLLAFTAVMMAVGLRQYRRTLD
- the selD gene encoding selenide, water dikinase SelD; translation: MQDASIKLTEFSHGAGCGCKIAPAILDRILLSHLPSINDPRLLVGNASKDDAAAYDLGDGRIILSTTDFFMPIVDDPFDFGRIAAANAISDIYAMGGEPLMAVAILGWPVNTLSAEVAQRVVEGGRHACHEAGIMLAGGHSIDAPEPIFGLAVTGSTAHTHLKRNDTAVDGCLLYLTKPLGVGVLTTAQKQKKLQPEHAHLALEQMCALNKVGAKAAGLAEVCAMTDVTGFGLMGHLLEMCEGAGLQAQIRYEAIPRLEPVLDYIRLGCVPGGARRNFDSYGERLGAMTEEQRLLLCDPQTSGGLLIAVAPEGRNALERILKDAGIAPALIGTLQAYRDGPRIEVM
- a CDS encoding ABC transporter ATP-binding protein, coding for MNNREEVIKVKDMSKSFGDKVAVDKVSLSVYKGDIFGFLGPNGSGKTTTIRLLCGLLTPDEGEGRCLGHDIIKEARHIKRQVGYMTQRFSFYEDLSVRENLEFVARMYHLQERRKAVDEALANQGMKSRQTQLAGELSGGWKQRLALTACMLHKPKLLLLDEPTSGVDPEARRDFWEEIHRLADEGVTVLVSTHYMDEAERCNRLAYIAYGHLVGEGSPQSLIADSGLATWRIESDDIHQVAEKLRRIDAVEQVAPFGTRLFVSGTDAQQLEKDLSAFAEQEDVNPERTQPRLEDVFIQLMRSSEEKRW
- the mnmH gene encoding tRNA 2-selenouridine(34) synthase MnmH, which produces MKAFGDGQDTEDYLNLFLSGAPLLDTRAPVEFHKGAFPGAVNLPLMTDDERAQVGRCYKRHGQQAAIELGHRLAHGAVKESRVQGWREFAQRHPQGYLYCFRGGLRSSICQQWLAESGVAYPRVLGGYKAMRRFLIESLESICQEARLVLLAGHTGGGKTDLLARIPGAVDLERLAHHRGSAFGRRADGQPSQIDFENALAVALLRQRHGFANAPLLLEDESHLIGRCALPQSLRRAMAQAPLVVVEVALEQRVEHSFRNYILHKLDEWRRRQGEDEGFERFADDLRQSMYNIRTRLGGLRYQQLSEMLEAALARHRQGDPAYHRDWIRCLLEDYYDPMYAYQLQKRAERICFRGDAAAVRDYFAHSSSTTATVRDKRL
- a CDS encoding DUF3696 domain-containing protein, with the protein product MHEEKSSGDDDKSLVHSDYQIRWKNYRRFEDTDWITIKPITILIGANNCGKSSILAPLLLLNQTIKSNDTETPLVTRGRLIDAGNYKDFIHHHEENRNLFLGLRFHLHENRKANKPVGSYPPGAIELTFSKGREAHQLILNKYELYDIFKRKYLSQSLNKSGKYSLSGNISYSKMSDREKAAVLKSEVVNFLFSPTSTLYSLELPSDESEESEVERFSEEFSHYLRAIGYAFSEIRSLFQNLSYVGPLRKKIERYYRIASETPQTVGPQGENAPNLFRRNYENLKHDVDRWVKHFEFGDSLHFDDVNDDIFQLFLGSGDQRVNVADVGFGASQVLPLIIQALAAPPDSLTLAEQPEIHLNPRLQCALADLFVHMANNGHRVLVETHSEHLIMRLRKFVANGDIKKDDVALYFLERDGDRSVIKQVNIENNGHINTESWPKGFFDDALREALALASAQAKIRSK
- a CDS encoding HlyD family secretion protein; the encoded protein is MDYGNFAALAALLALAGCDSAASEYWQGYIEGDSIFIAAPSAGALTEVAVEEGDQVSAAAHLFSIDDEPQRAAEQQAEAQLLRARAELADMEKGKRPQELAVIEAQYEQAQAAAELSSKQLLRTRDLYTNKLASRSSLDEAETTHTRNLRQIQEIEAQMSSARLAARSDQLEAAKAQVAAAQAALREARWSLQQKQQAAPTQALVRQVLYRPGEFVPAGQPVVELLPPERINVRFFVPETALHAIKTGDQVSVHCDGCGAPFMATVRYISPNAEFTPPYIYSKESRDKFVYLVKAWPNADKSPQLHPGQPVDVTPPGFEAHE